The sequence below is a genomic window from Brevibacillus agri.
GCTGACTCGGCTGATGGCCGAAGCGGACGCGATCAGCCAGGCGAGCAAGCCGATTTTTTTGCACACCGACCTGATGAACGGCCTGTCCAATGACAAAGAGTCGTTCCGCTTCCTGTCTGCGTATATCAAACCGACCGGGATTGTCACGACGAAAGGCCCGATGATTCGCGCGGCAAAAAAAGAAGGGATGCTGACGATCCAGCGCGTGTTTTTAATTGATACGACCTCGCTTACGACGACGATCAAAAACGTGCTGGAAAACCAGCCGGACGCCATCGAAATCATGCCGGGCATCGCCCCGTCGATTATCGCGCACATCAAGGAGCATTTGCCGCAGCCGATCATTTTGGGCGGGCTGATCTGGAACAGGCAGCAGGTCGCGGAAGCGCTGGCGAATGGCGCGGATGCCGTTTCTTTGAGCAGGGCGGAGATGTGGAATGACATAACCGAGTAGGATGGGGGAAAGCCGCAGTTTTCCGGTACACATATGCACATTTGCGCATAGACACTTGCTGGCGGATCAGGTAAAATTGTTGATAATTGATAACAATAATCATTTTCAATAAATAACCAGTTTACTTTTTATGTGCGTCTTTTACGGGGTGCTGCTTATGAATACGCTGGAAAAAATGGAAACCTTCATCGTGCTCGCGGAATGCGGCTCTTTTACCGAGTCTGCGAAGCGGCTTTTTTGCTCACAGCCAACCATCAGCCACCATATTCAACAACTGGAAGAGTTGTTTGAGTCGCCGCTCGTGCAACGGTCGGGGAAGCAGGTGCAACTGACGCGGCAGGGCGAGATTTTGCTCCGCTATGCCAAGCAGATTTCGCATCTGGTCGAGGAGGCGGCTGTGGAGCTGAAGCGCATCAGCGAGCAGGAGCGGGTACTGTCTGTCTACGTCAGCAACTACATTGCCGGGTACTTTTTCTCCGACATTCTCAATGAGTTTCATACGATTTTGCCGCACAAGCCGTTGGAGATCAATACGTACTGCTACAGCGACCTCATCCGCTGCTTTCAGGAGGGCCGGACGCACTACGCGTTAATGCCGATCTATCCCGAGGATGATTATATACGCAAAAACTTTGAGACTTCTGTTTTGTTCGAGGAGGAGCTTCTGCTCATCTTGCCTGTCGACCACCCTTTGGCCAAAAGAAGGCTGCTGTACGCGCGCGACTTGCACAACGAAACCGTGCTGCTTCCGAAAAGCGAGTATTTGCAGCAATACGTCATCAACCATTTGAGCAGCCGCCAGGTGAAAACGCGCTTTTTGCAAATGAGCAACTTCGAGACGATCAAGCAGGCGGTCAAGTCGCGCCACGGCATCGCCTTCCTTCCATCCGGGGCGGTAAAGGAAGAGCTGAAAAGAGGCGAGCTGGTCAATGTGCCCGTCTCGTCTTTGCAAATCAGACGGCAAAACGGCTTTGTGTTCCGCAAAAATGCCGAGTTGAGCCAGGCGGATCGCGCCTTTTGCCAAAACGTCGAGCAGTATTTGCGGACGGTTTAGGTTTAGTGGACATTGGCATTGCCATAAAAAAGACGGCCTGTTTCCCGCACGTATCGGTGTGGGGGACAGGCTGTTTTTCATAAGCGCAACATGGCGAGACTGCGAACGAAGCGAAAAAGCAAGGCTTGTGCTCTGTGGGCACCAAGGCTTTGCCAGTAGCTTGGCGCAGCCGGGTTTGCTAATGCGCGACGCTTGCGGGACAAGCGTTGGAAAGATTTGTGCTATCAAGAAAATGAATAGATGGATTCAAAAATATTATGCGGGAATGAGGGCGGTTGAAGCGCGCGGAATTTCAAAAAACGCCCCCTACAAGTGGGAATGATATTCATTATCAATCAAATTAAGA
It includes:
- a CDS encoding LysR family transcriptional regulator → MNTLEKMETFIVLAECGSFTESAKRLFCSQPTISHHIQQLEELFESPLVQRSGKQVQLTRQGEILLRYAKQISHLVEEAAVELKRISEQERVLSVYVSNYIAGYFFSDILNEFHTILPHKPLEINTYCYSDLIRCFQEGRTHYALMPIYPEDDYIRKNFETSVLFEEELLLILPVDHPLAKRRLLYARDLHNETVLLPKSEYLQQYVINHLSSRQVKTRFLQMSNFETIKQAVKSRHGIAFLPSGAVKEELKRGELVNVPVSSLQIRRQNGFVFRKNAELSQADRAFCQNVEQYLRTV
- a CDS encoding glycerol-3-phosphate responsive antiterminator, with protein sequence MDMETILKTNRIIAATEQDRLAEAMDSAACAILLMYGKLTRLMAEADAISQASKPIFLHTDLMNGLSNDKESFRFLSAYIKPTGIVTTKGPMIRAAKKEGMLTIQRVFLIDTTSLTTTIKNVLENQPDAIEIMPGIAPSIIAHIKEHLPQPIILGGLIWNRQQVAEALANGADAVSLSRAEMWNDITE